The following proteins are encoded in a genomic region of Flammeovirga pectinis:
- a CDS encoding sodium:solute symporter family protein: MQLEFLDLLIIGLYLVSTVVIGIYLKKQASKNMESYFLGGNTLPWYMLGLSNASGMFDISGTMWMVYLCFVYGLKSVWIPWLWPAFNQIFLMIYLSIWLRRSNVLTGAEWIRTRFGDGTGGKLSHMVVVFFALLSCLGFLSYGFIGIGKFIEIFIPWTVVSEYVPFELTAEQVPYAYGILFTTIATFYVVMGGMLSIVWTDVIQFAIMTVSALVIAGIAMFRVDAETLMAMVPSGWDSPFFGYNIDINWSSYIPSVNNKITDDSFSPFSIFFMMMLFKGFFASMAGPAPNFDMQKILSTKSPKEAAKMSGFVSAVMFLPRYLMIGGFTILAVVYFSGDINMAGGNFDFENILPMAIKEFVPSGLMGLLLAGLLAAFMSTFASTVNAAPAYLVNDIYLRYINPNASGKLQMRASYIISASVVVISTIIGMYVQDINSVLQWIVSALYGGYIAANFLKWHWWRFNGHGFFFGMSAGIAASMIFPLVFKETLELYYFPILFAVSLTGAILGTLLTPPTEEKTLKQFYKNVRPWGFWGPIKRKVMLDDPNFVPNKDFGKDMFNVVVGIIWQATLSILPLYIVIKEEMGIVSSAAVLVITTLILKKNWYDKLPEDTTPVPKVFMEEVVEEV; encoded by the coding sequence ATGCAACTAGAATTTTTAGACTTACTCATTATTGGGCTCTATTTAGTGTCTACGGTAGTGATAGGGATATATCTAAAGAAGCAGGCTTCTAAAAATATGGAGTCGTACTTCTTGGGCGGTAACACATTACCGTGGTATATGTTAGGGTTATCAAATGCATCAGGAATGTTTGATATATCTGGAACAATGTGGATGGTTTATTTATGTTTTGTATATGGTTTAAAAAGTGTTTGGATTCCATGGTTATGGCCAGCATTTAATCAGATATTTTTAATGATTTATTTATCTATCTGGCTTCGTAGATCTAATGTATTAACAGGAGCAGAATGGATTAGAACACGTTTTGGTGATGGTACTGGCGGAAAACTATCACACATGGTAGTTGTGTTTTTTGCCCTACTAAGCTGTCTTGGTTTCTTGTCTTATGGCTTTATTGGAATAGGTAAATTTATAGAAATCTTTATTCCTTGGACTGTAGTAAGCGAGTACGTTCCTTTCGAGTTAACAGCAGAACAAGTGCCTTACGCTTATGGGATATTATTTACTACAATTGCTACTTTTTATGTGGTAATGGGTGGAATGTTATCTATTGTTTGGACTGATGTGATACAATTTGCTATTATGACAGTTTCAGCATTAGTAATTGCAGGTATTGCTATGTTTAGGGTAGATGCTGAAACACTAATGGCAATGGTGCCAAGTGGTTGGGATTCTCCATTTTTTGGCTATAACATTGATATTAATTGGTCGTCTTATATTCCATCAGTAAACAATAAAATTACAGACGATAGTTTTTCTCCGTTTTCTATATTTTTTATGATGATGTTGTTTAAAGGTTTCTTTGCATCAATGGCTGGTCCGGCACCAAACTTTGATATGCAAAAAATACTCTCTACAAAATCTCCAAAAGAAGCGGCAAAAATGAGTGGTTTTGTATCTGCAGTAATGTTTTTACCGAGATATTTAATGATTGGAGGTTTTACCATATTAGCAGTAGTCTATTTTAGTGGTGATATTAATATGGCAGGAGGAAATTTCGATTTTGAAAATATCTTACCAATGGCCATCAAAGAGTTTGTTCCTTCGGGTTTAATGGGCTTATTATTGGCGGGTTTACTTGCTGCATTCATGTCTACATTTGCTTCAACAGTAAACGCAGCACCAGCTTATTTAGTAAATGATATTTATCTAAGATATATCAATCCAAATGCATCAGGAAAATTACAAATGCGTGCAAGTTATATTATTTCAGCTTCCGTAGTGGTAATATCTACCATAATAGGTATGTATGTTCAAGATATTAATTCTGTATTACAATGGATAGTGTCTGCACTTTACGGAGGGTATATAGCTGCCAATTTCCTAAAATGGCATTGGTGGAGGTTTAACGGACACGGGTTCTTCTTTGGAATGTCAGCAGGTATTGCCGCATCTATGATTTTCCCTTTAGTTTTTAAGGAAACACTAGAGTTGTATTACTTCCCAATTCTATTTGCAGTATCCTTAACAGGGGCAATTTTAGGTACATTATTAACACCTCCAACAGAAGAAAAAACATTAAAACAATTTTATAAAAACGTCAGACCTTGGGGTTTCTGGGGCCCAATAAAAAGAAAGGTAATGTTAGACGATCCTAACTTTGTTCCCAATAAAGATTTCGGGAAAGATATGTTTAATGTAGTGGTAGGGATTATATGGCAAGCCACTTTATCTATTCTTCCGCTTTATATCGTAATAAAAGAAGAAATGGGTATCGTATCATCTGCTGCAGTGTTAGTAATTACAACATTAATTCTTAAAAAGAATTGGTACGATAAACTTCCAGAAGATACAACCCCAGTACCTAAAGTATTTATGGAAGAGGTTGTAGAAGAAGTATAA
- a CDS encoding glycoside hydrolase family 130 protein, translating into MNFKEQLSTLITKQEALLSKSNTPTDEYNGIYTRYENPILTAAHTPLYWRYDLNQDSNPLLQERIGMNAAFNSGAIRFNGKYVLMVRVEGVDRKSFFAVAESENGIDNFRFWDKPVVLPQTEEEDTNVYDMRLTLHEDGWIYGIFCSERKDPNAAAGDTSSAVAAAGIVRTKDLVNFERLPDLISYSGQQRNVVLHPEFVNGKYALYTRPQDGFIDTGNGGGIAWGLSDSMEKAEVKEETVIEPKIYHTIKEVKNGQGPAPIKTSKGWLHLAHGVRNTAAGLRYVLYMFMTSLEDPTKVIAQPGGHFIAPHGSERVGDVSNVAFANGWIADEDGTVKIYYASSDTRMHVATSTIERLVAYCINTPEDGLSSVKSVQTIHEMVNKNEKILEELDITIPNIQTV; encoded by the coding sequence ATGAACTTCAAAGAGCAATTAAGTACGTTAATTACGAAACAGGAGGCACTTCTATCAAAGTCGAATACACCTACTGATGAGTACAATGGAATATATACTAGATACGAAAATCCAATTTTAACAGCAGCACATACACCACTTTATTGGAGGTATGATTTAAATCAAGATTCCAATCCTCTTTTGCAGGAGCGTATTGGAATGAACGCTGCATTTAATTCTGGTGCAATCCGTTTTAATGGAAAGTATGTGCTTATGGTTAGAGTAGAAGGGGTCGATAGAAAATCATTTTTTGCTGTAGCTGAATCTGAAAATGGTATAGATAATTTTAGATTTTGGGATAAACCAGTTGTACTTCCACAAACTGAAGAAGAAGATACAAACGTATACGATATGCGTTTAACGCTTCATGAAGATGGGTGGATTTATGGTATTTTTTGCTCTGAAAGAAAAGACCCAAATGCTGCTGCTGGAGATACTTCTTCTGCCGTTGCAGCTGCTGGAATAGTGCGTACAAAAGACCTTGTGAATTTTGAACGTTTACCTGATTTAATCTCTTATTCTGGACAACAAAGAAACGTAGTTTTACATCCTGAATTTGTAAATGGGAAATACGCACTATATACAAGACCTCAAGATGGTTTTATAGATACCGGAAACGGTGGAGGTATAGCATGGGGACTTTCTGATTCTATGGAAAAGGCAGAAGTAAAAGAGGAAACAGTTATAGAGCCTAAAATTTACCATACAATTAAAGAAGTAAAAAATGGGCAAGGACCAGCTCCAATCAAAACATCTAAAGGGTGGTTGCATTTAGCACATGGAGTAAGAAATACAGCAGCAGGTTTACGCTATGTTTTGTACATGTTCATGACTTCTTTAGAAGATCCAACAAAGGTAATAGCACAGCCAGGCGGACATTTTATTGCTCCTCATGGTAGTGAGAGAGTTGGAGATGTTTCTAATGTTGCTTTTGCAAATGGTTGGATTGCAGACGAAGACGGTACCGTAAAAATATATTACGCATCATCTGATACAAGAATGCACGTGGCTACATCTACCATAGAAAGGTTAGTGGCGTATTGTATTAACACGCCAGAAGATGGATTAAGCTCCGTTAAATCTGTGCAAACTATTCATGAAATGGTAAATAAAAATGAAAAAATACTTGAGGAATTAGATATAACTATCCCTAACATTCAGACCGTTTAA
- a CDS encoding AGE family epimerase/isomerase, with translation MTTSTELLKLSLQSELINGILNYWMEKTIDTKNGGFYGQISYNNIINAEADKGAIMHARILWTFASAYNLLKDEKYLKVADYTYDYIRKHFLDDEHGGVYWMVDYKGNVVDDKKQVYANSFVIYAFAEYAKAANTLEAKELALGIFDKIEEFAFDEVNNGYFEAYSREWFLLDDLRLSAKDMNEKKTNNTHLHVLEAYTTLYEVTKNEKVGKQLRNLIELFLNKIVNPATYHFKLFFDENWKLKSDEISYGHDIEGAWLLQEAATHLGDLELLEQVKDAAVKIADVTIAEGIASDGAIINEGNSGGVIDTDRHWWPQVEAMVGFINAYENTFEEKYIDTAKILWNYALINIVNHEFGEWWWRVDENNQPNLEEDKVGPWKAPYHNGRACIEGIKRIEKLMVQDQYKQHETI, from the coding sequence ATGACTACCAGTACAGAACTTTTAAAATTATCTCTTCAAAGTGAACTCATCAACGGTATTTTAAACTATTGGATGGAGAAAACTATTGACACCAAAAATGGTGGATTTTACGGGCAGATCAGTTACAATAATATTATTAATGCAGAAGCCGATAAAGGAGCTATAATGCATGCTAGAATATTATGGACTTTTGCATCGGCCTATAACCTTTTAAAAGACGAGAAATATTTAAAGGTTGCTGATTATACATACGATTATATTAGAAAGCATTTTTTAGACGATGAGCATGGTGGAGTGTACTGGATGGTAGATTATAAAGGGAATGTTGTAGATGATAAAAAACAGGTCTATGCTAACTCTTTTGTTATTTATGCATTTGCAGAATATGCCAAAGCAGCCAATACTTTAGAGGCTAAAGAATTGGCCTTAGGTATCTTTGATAAAATTGAAGAATTTGCTTTTGATGAGGTAAATAATGGTTACTTTGAAGCTTACTCAAGAGAATGGTTTTTACTAGATGATCTTCGTTTGAGTGCGAAGGATATGAATGAAAAAAAGACAAACAATACGCATTTACACGTATTAGAAGCTTATACAACCTTATATGAGGTCACTAAAAATGAAAAAGTAGGAAAACAATTAAGAAATTTGATCGAACTTTTTCTTAATAAAATAGTAAATCCAGCTACTTATCATTTCAAATTATTTTTTGACGAAAACTGGAAACTAAAATCAGACGAAATTAGCTACGGTCATGATATAGAAGGTGCTTGGTTATTGCAAGAAGCAGCCACCCATCTAGGAGACCTAGAATTATTAGAGCAAGTAAAAGATGCTGCCGTAAAAATTGCTGATGTAACGATTGCAGAAGGAATTGCAAGTGATGGAGCAATTATTAATGAAGGAAATTCAGGTGGAGTAATTGATACAGACAGACATTGGTGGCCACAGGTAGAGGCTATGGTAGGGTTTATTAATGCCTACGAAAATACTTTTGAAGAAAAGTATATAGATACTGCTAAAATTCTTTGGAATTATGCACTTATAAATATCGTAAATCACGAGTTTGGAGAATGGTGGTGGAGAGTAGACGAAAACAACCAACCTAATTTAGAAGAAGATAAAGTCGGTCCTTGGAAAGCTCCTTATCATAATGGAAGAGCGTGTATTGAGGGCATAAAGAGAATAGAAAAACTAATGGTACAAGATCAATATAAACAACATGAAACTATCTAG
- a CDS encoding glycoside hydrolase 5 family protein, translating into MKLSRIITLLLCVLLYSCAKNTAENSSIPSFVKVENGKLMLDNQPYYFMGANYWYGMNLGMKVLGNRTRLIKELDQLQAMGVTNLRVLASSEGDSTQKFQVQPTMQTAPGNYNQEVLEGLDFFMNEMKKRNMKAVMVLNNFWTWSGGMPQYLVWTGKGEVPYPQVSNDWNKFTNYAKTFYSNQEAVEMFNKHLRFLIGRTNSVNGLKYTEDPTIMSWQLSNEPRGYNQVHAYRTWVKNTATLIKSMDSNHLVSIGSEGDSPGKDAGISLLEDNDIKEIDYVTIHIWAQNWGWYKPSNPEETINSTKEKVTEYLTKHLKDAQKLGKPAVLEEFGIARDQDSYQPTAPTSWRDLYYGFVFNEIVELAKEGYAIQGVNFWAYSGEGRPTTPKGFWQKGDDLIGDPPHEPQGWYGIYATDKTTIEVINRYAKKIEGIPFKAYSQTIDTNE; encoded by the coding sequence ATGAAACTATCTAGAATTATTACTTTATTACTTTGTGTACTGTTGTATTCCTGTGCAAAGAATACGGCAGAAAATTCATCAATCCCTTCGTTTGTAAAAGTAGAAAATGGGAAATTGATGTTAGACAATCAGCCTTATTATTTTATGGGTGCCAATTATTGGTACGGTATGAATTTAGGAATGAAAGTTTTAGGAAATCGCACACGTCTTATAAAAGAGCTGGATCAATTACAAGCAATGGGCGTAACCAATTTAAGAGTACTAGCATCTAGTGAAGGGGATAGTACACAAAAATTTCAGGTACAGCCAACAATGCAAACTGCCCCTGGAAACTATAACCAAGAAGTGTTAGAAGGGTTAGATTTCTTTATGAACGAAATGAAGAAAAGAAACATGAAAGCCGTGATGGTACTCAATAACTTTTGGACCTGGTCTGGAGGTATGCCGCAGTACTTAGTGTGGACAGGGAAAGGCGAAGTTCCATACCCACAAGTGAGTAATGATTGGAATAAATTTACAAACTATGCAAAGACTTTTTACTCAAATCAAGAAGCGGTAGAGATGTTTAATAAACACCTTCGTTTTTTAATTGGACGTACAAACTCAGTCAATGGATTAAAATATACAGAAGATCCTACAATAATGTCATGGCAGTTAAGTAACGAGCCTAGAGGGTACAATCAGGTACATGCGTATAGAACTTGGGTAAAGAATACCGCTACTTTAATAAAATCTATGGATTCGAACCATTTAGTATCAATAGGTTCTGAAGGTGACTCTCCAGGTAAAGACGCAGGAATATCACTTTTAGAAGATAACGATATAAAAGAGATTGATTATGTTACAATACATATTTGGGCGCAGAATTGGGGTTGGTATAAACCTTCTAATCCAGAAGAAACAATTAATAGTACAAAAGAAAAAGTGACAGAATACCTTACTAAACATCTTAAAGATGCACAGAAATTAGGTAAGCCTGCCGTATTAGAAGAATTTGGTATAGCAAGAGATCAAGACAGCTACCAACCAACTGCACCAACTTCTTGGAGAGATTTATATTATGGGTTTGTTTTTAATGAAATAGTAGAATTAGCAAAAGAAGGCTACGCAATTCAAGGCGTAAACTTCTGGGCATATTCTGGAGAAGGAAGACCGACAACACCAAAAGGATTTTGGCAAAAAGGAGATGATTTGATAGGAGACCCACCTCACGAACCACAAGGTTGGTACGGTATCTACGCTACAGATAAAACAACAATAGAAGTAATAAATAGATATGCTAAAAAGATAGAAGGGATTCCATTTAAAGCATATTCTCAAACTATTGATACAAATGAATAA
- a CDS encoding arylsulfatase, with product MNKIYFVVYFCAVLFSSCATKVVQEQTNKQPNVILILTDDQGWGDFSYNGNKALKTPHFDKMANNGTLLERFYVSPVCAPTRASLLTGRYHLRTGVSWVTGGRENMRSEEVTIAEVLKENGYATGAFGKWHNGAHYPENPQGQGFDTFLGFTAGHLSNYFDAELEYNGRQIRTEGYITDVLTDATLSFIDQHKDKPFFAFVPFNAPHTPYQVPDKYYNQFKDIDYGYGEKQNKKIATIYGMCKNIDDNLGRILDHLKLLKIEENTIVLFMSDNGPQGARFNGVWKGGKTSVHEGGSLVPMALQWKGHVPVSKKDALTAHIDVMPTLLAMLGVQHDTKHFDGVDLSNYILNKEDKIEARNLYTHMAGFEITKDRGAVRNNEYRYTIENGVTGLYNLSIDPSEKENIKNIFPEVAKEMQLSFNAWYEDVTSAGFADLRIPIGYNESPRTQLAAHEGVGTGKIRYKANLNGWAHDWFVSTGNAQITWPIEIISKGEYSMKLFYTGDASIIGTEIEVTCNNKQLSKVIKKAFITEEYPTPDRVPREQEAKEQTWGEIDIGALSFDTTFTSNLSIKIKNKNSSPLEIKGLQITKSNNYK from the coding sequence ATGAATAAGATATATTTTGTTGTGTATTTTTGTGCAGTGTTGTTTAGTTCTTGTGCTACAAAAGTAGTACAAGAACAAACAAACAAACAACCTAATGTAATTCTTATTTTAACGGATGATCAGGGTTGGGGAGACTTCTCTTACAATGGGAATAAAGCACTTAAAACACCTCATTTTGATAAAATGGCAAACAATGGAACTCTATTAGAACGCTTCTATGTGAGTCCGGTTTGTGCACCAACACGAGCAAGCTTATTAACAGGAAGATACCATTTAAGAACGGGAGTATCTTGGGTTACAGGAGGACGAGAAAATATGCGTTCTGAAGAAGTGACAATAGCAGAAGTTTTAAAAGAAAATGGCTATGCTACTGGAGCATTTGGTAAATGGCACAATGGTGCACATTATCCAGAAAATCCACAGGGACAAGGGTTCGATACTTTTTTAGGATTTACAGCAGGACATTTATCAAATTATTTTGATGCAGAATTAGAGTATAATGGGCGCCAGATTAGAACAGAGGGTTATATTACTGATGTTTTAACAGATGCAACATTATCATTTATAGATCAACATAAAGACAAACCATTTTTTGCATTCGTTCCTTTTAATGCTCCTCATACACCTTATCAAGTTCCTGATAAATACTATAATCAGTTTAAAGATATTGATTATGGATACGGAGAAAAGCAGAATAAAAAGATTGCAACAATCTACGGTATGTGCAAAAATATTGATGATAATTTAGGACGAATTTTAGATCACCTTAAATTATTAAAAATTGAAGAAAATACAATTGTATTATTCATGTCTGATAATGGACCTCAAGGAGCTAGATTTAACGGTGTTTGGAAAGGTGGAAAAACATCTGTTCATGAGGGAGGCTCTTTAGTGCCAATGGCTTTACAATGGAAAGGACATGTTCCTGTAAGTAAAAAAGATGCACTCACTGCACATATAGACGTGATGCCAACTTTGTTAGCTATGCTGGGTGTTCAACATGATACAAAGCATTTTGATGGAGTAGATTTGTCTAACTATATTTTAAATAAGGAAGATAAAATTGAAGCTAGAAACCTATACACACACATGGCAGGTTTTGAAATCACTAAAGATAGAGGTGCAGTAAGAAATAATGAGTATAGATATACTATAGAGAATGGCGTTACAGGTTTATATAATCTATCTATAGATCCTTCGGAAAAAGAAAATATTAAAAATATCTTTCCTGAAGTAGCTAAAGAAATGCAACTTTCTTTTAATGCATGGTACGAAGATGTGACTTCTGCAGGCTTTGCAGATTTAAGAATACCGATTGGATATAATGAAAGTCCGAGAACTCAATTAGCTGCACACGAAGGAGTTGGAACAGGTAAGATTAGATACAAGGCAAATCTAAATGGATGGGCGCACGATTGGTTTGTAAGTACAGGAAATGCACAAATAACATGGCCAATAGAAATAATTTCAAAAGGAGAGTATTCTATGAAACTATTTTATACAGGAGATGCATCAATTATTGGAACTGAAATAGAGGTAACCTGCAATAATAAACAGCTTTCTAAAGTTATAAAAAAGGCGTTTATAACAGAAGAATACCCAACGCCAGATCGTGTTCCTAGAGAGCAAGAAGCAAAAGAACAAACTTGGGGAGAAATAGATATAGGAGCACTATCATTTGATACAACCTTTACATCTAATCTATCCATAAAGATTAAGAATAAAAACAGTAGTCCTTTAGAAATCAAAGGATTGCAAATAACAAAAAGCAATAACTACAAATAA
- a CDS encoding DUF4493 domain-containing protein: MNIISILLLFLGVLGCSSNETPNIPTATNGKLSLNVTINKEVTEVANGRTLEEDVTVDILDSDGKVAVSYASISAIPEEIELATGVYTTVAKSTSASLTGFDTPQYGGVSESYSISTDALTAEMLDCTLQNTKVTVAYSDVIKNQYTTYSTNVTSDFGELTFEKDETRAGYYRATGNLTIVATIGDNGQTVESVISDIQPTTLYKVTIAIEEGTGKVIISVDESVLDGGNKDIVITPVEGEARPDYNTSIGFFTKNGKLYDPNGMEFVARGVNNAHFWFDNGGRDLALNALSAINANSSNMVRLVWQTDYNASNWENEEETVRLRKMINTCIANGMVPMIEMHDATGGENKEQIDAIVAYYTRPDILSVMKEFESILLINIANEWSGKDAVYRDTYTEAVTNLRNAGIMHTLVIDASGWGQDIQHVFDYGQNIIDSDPLKNILFSVHMYQSFRTEQSITAALEKAVELKLPLVVGEFGFKHGDPAVDIPFEHILSECERLEIGWLAWSWKGNSGGVEYLDLVEEWDGSKVTQWGTDIITGPYGLQNTAKKVSVLK; this comes from the coding sequence ATGAATATAATAAGCATTCTACTTCTATTTTTAGGAGTATTAGGTTGTTCGTCAAATGAAACGCCGAATATACCAACTGCTACAAATGGAAAATTATCACTAAATGTTACAATTAATAAAGAGGTAACAGAAGTGGCAAACGGAAGAACATTAGAAGAAGATGTTACCGTTGATATTTTAGACAGTGATGGAAAAGTAGCTGTATCGTATGCATCAATTTCAGCTATTCCAGAAGAAATAGAATTAGCTACAGGGGTGTATACAACAGTAGCTAAAAGTACTTCGGCATCTTTAACAGGTTTTGACACTCCTCAATATGGTGGTGTATCAGAAAGTTATTCTATTTCTACGGATGCACTTACTGCAGAAATGTTAGATTGTACATTGCAAAATACTAAAGTTACAGTAGCTTATTCTGATGTAATTAAAAATCAATACACAACTTATTCAACAAATGTAACTTCTGATTTTGGAGAACTAACTTTCGAAAAAGACGAAACAAGAGCAGGTTATTATAGAGCAACAGGTAATCTTACTATTGTTGCAACAATTGGTGATAATGGCCAAACAGTTGAATCAGTAATTTCTGATATACAACCTACAACACTCTACAAAGTGACTATTGCCATTGAAGAAGGAACAGGAAAAGTCATAATTTCAGTAGATGAAAGTGTATTAGATGGCGGAAATAAAGATATCGTAATTACTCCAGTTGAAGGAGAGGCAAGACCTGATTACAATACATCTATTGGCTTTTTTACAAAAAATGGAAAATTGTATGATCCAAATGGAATGGAGTTCGTAGCTAGAGGAGTAAATAATGCTCATTTTTGGTTTGATAACGGAGGAAGAGATTTAGCATTAAATGCATTAAGTGCAATCAATGCAAATTCTTCTAACATGGTACGTTTGGTATGGCAAACAGACTACAATGCTTCTAATTGGGAAAATGAAGAAGAAACAGTTCGTTTAAGAAAAATGATTAACACGTGTATTGCTAACGGCATGGTACCAATGATAGAAATGCACGATGCAACAGGTGGCGAAAATAAAGAGCAGATAGATGCAATTGTAGCTTATTATACCCGTCCAGATATTTTAAGTGTAATGAAGGAGTTCGAAAGTATTTTACTAATAAATATAGCGAACGAATGGAGTGGTAAAGATGCAGTATATAGAGATACATACACAGAAGCAGTTACAAATTTAAGGAATGCAGGTATAATGCATACTTTAGTAATTGATGCAAGTGGTTGGGGGCAAGACATTCAGCATGTTTTTGATTATGGACAGAATATTATTGATAGCGACCCATTAAAAAATATTCTTTTTTCTGTACATATGTACCAAAGTTTTAGAACGGAACAAAGCATTACAGCAGCATTAGAAAAAGCAGTAGAATTAAAGCTTCCTTTAGTTGTTGGTGAGTTTGGATTTAAACATGGAGACCCAGCTGTAGACATTCCATTCGAACATATTTTATCTGAATGTGAACGCCTAGAAATTGGCTGGTTAGCATGGTCTTGGAAAGGAAACTCTGGAGGAGTGGAATACTTAGACCTAGTAGAAGAATGGGATGGAAGTAAAGTGACACAATGGGGTACTGATATTATTACAGGTCCTTACGGTTTACAAAATACAGCAAAGAAAGTTTCAGTTTTAAAATAA
- a CDS encoding DUF4493 domain-containing protein, which produces MKNILSFILLIFIVGCTTEHTQLLPNNQQGELRIAFYSNQRALVDMSNYGLTISNAAGEIIYTFDKLSDVPETITLGIGNYTASCYSASAMTPVTFTSPYYYGEEMFTIESEKETAITIECLLKQAILNITFDASVTTDAENYYAIIETANGSLEVNEDTESKVYVEQSAVIITTYIKKKDGTSKQGKQILSSLDEQTEYNVFISFQ; this is translated from the coding sequence ATGAAAAATATACTATCATTTATACTTCTAATTTTTATAGTAGGGTGTACTACAGAACACACTCAACTACTGCCAAATAATCAGCAAGGAGAATTACGTATTGCGTTTTATTCTAATCAAAGAGCTCTAGTAGATATGAGTAACTATGGTTTAACAATTAGTAATGCAGCCGGAGAGATAATCTATACATTTGATAAGCTTTCTGATGTTCCAGAAACGATTACTTTAGGCATTGGGAATTACACGGCTAGTTGTTATAGTGCCTCTGCAATGACTCCAGTAACATTCACTTCTCCTTATTATTATGGTGAAGAAATGTTTACAATTGAAAGTGAAAAAGAAACTGCTATAACAATTGAATGTTTATTAAAACAGGCAATATTAAATATTACTTTCGATGCATCAGTTACAACAGATGCAGAAAATTATTATGCAATTATAGAAACAGCAAATGGCAGTTTAGAGGTAAACGAAGATACAGAATCTAAAGTATATGTAGAGCAATCTGCAGTTATAATAACTACTTATATCAAAAAGAAGGACGGAACTAGCAAGCAAGGAAAACAAATACTTTCATCATTAGATGAGCAGACAGAGTATAATGTATTCATTTCATTTCAATAA